In Candidatus Schekmanbacteria bacterium RIFCSPLOWO2_02_FULL_38_14, the genomic stretch CAGCCAAGATACATCCTTTTCATACTCCCATTTTATTTAGTCCTTGCTGCGAGAGGAATATGCGAAACAGGAACTAGATTAAAACGCTTTAAAATAAAAGAATCTTTATCAATTTTTCTGCTGCTAGTAACTATATTCTATCTTTCACTTTCTCAGGTAGAAAATATCTTCTCCCTTGAAAAAGAAAACTGGAAAGATGCTGCTTCATATATCTCCAGAAATATGCACCACAAGGAACTTCTTATTGTTCAGCCGTCATGGGGTTTCTGGGCACTTGATTATTACAAGAGCTTGAATTATTCTGATACATCGTTAGCAGATGAGAATATAAAAAAAACCGGTGTATGGTTTGTAAAACCCTATGATGGCAAGCCAGGAAAAGATTTAGAGAAAACCACTGGTTCACCTTTTACACTGAAAAGAAGCTTTAAAGGATGGAATACAATAAATATTTGGTATTCCTCTTCAAATCTCGAAGAATTAAACTTTCCATTTTTATCGTTTCGCAATACAAATAAAATGGAAAATAAATATGATAGAGAATTTAAAATGGACTGGTCATGGTTTTCATCATCTGGCAAATCTCCAAAGTATTCATTCTCAGAAAATTCTTTTATCCTGGTTTCAAAATCTCCGTTAAAAAACTATCTGCTTTTATCATCTCCGATTCTGCTTTCAGATTCTGACTCAGCTATAAATCATAAATCTTTTAATGGCTTATACTGCTCAGCGAGAATCAAAGCATCAAGCCGCAAAATATTACCCAGAATGGACTTATACTTTTATAACAAAAATAAGGAAAATATATCTATTGCTGGATTGGAAACTAAAGGTTTTATGACAGGCGATTTCACCCACTGGGGATGGATAAGCGAACCTGTAAATATTCCCAGCAATGCGTTTTTCGTTAAAGTAGCTTTTGAAATACCTGAGATTGATAACGAAGGCGAATGGGTGATGTTTGATAATATTAAATTCTACGGTTTTAGCTCCAGTCCTTAGAATCAAGTTTTAAAAATCTTTTCTTGAAAAGAAAAGCCAAATTCCAAAACCCGTCACCCCAGAGGTTTAACTTGCTGTCATCTTCCCTCTTGACATAATAAAATTCAATTGGAATCTCTCTTGTTTTTAAATCCATGTTTTAAAAAACTACTGATTCTTTTCGTTATAGATAAAAAATATTTCATATATTGATTTTCCATGGAATATAATAGGCTAAAATCTGCAAATTATTTGAAAATATCAGAAGCCCTATTATAACCAGCAACAATCCAGAAATTATTTCAATCTTTCTAAAATGTTTTTTTATGGATTTGAAAAGTTTAAGGAATGTGTTCATTGCAATTGCAGTAATTAAAAACGGAATCCCAAGCCCTAAAGAATAGACCGACAGGAGTAAAATCCCCTGCAAGACTGTATCCCTTGTAGAAGCAAGGGCTAAAATTGCGCCAAGAATCGGACCAATGCATGGAGTCCATCCAAATGCAAAGGCAAATCCAACAAAAAACGAGCCTGCAATCCCGTAAGTTTTTTTCCTGACATTAATCCTTTTTTCAATATCAAGAAATCTTATCCTGAAAATTCCCATCGTATGAAGACCAAATATTATAATTATTATTCCTGCAAGCTGAGTAAAAAGTGATAATTTTGAAAGCAAAAACTTTCCGGCTATTGTGGCAGATGCACCAAGCACCACAAATACAATGGAAAATCCTGCTATAAAAAAAATGGAATTCAAAGTAACTTTGTTTAAATTCTTTTTACCTTCCACTCCTTCTTTGAACTCTTCCATTGATATGCCTGATATAAAGGATATATAAGCAGGTATGAGCGGAAGCACGCACGGCGAGATAAAAGAAAATATTCCTGCAGCAAAGGCTGTAATAAACTCAATGTTATTATTCACCTACATATTCCTTTAATCTTTTAACTTCATCTTTACTTGCTAAAATAACCAGTGTTGAATCTGACTTAATTATTATATCAGGTCCGGGATTGTAAATAAAATCATCTCCTTCAGATTCACGGATTGCAAGCACAGGTATGCCAAACTCTTCATAAACGCCTATCTCTTCTAACCTCTTTCCTATGGCTTTAGATC encodes the following:
- a CDS encoding cytochrome C biogenesis protein, giving the protein MNNNIEFITAFAAGIFSFISPCVLPLIPAYISFISGISMEEFKEGVEGKKNLNKVTLNSIFFIAGFSIVFVVLGASATIAGKFLLSKLSLFTQLAGIIIIIFGLHTMGIFRIRFLDIEKRINVRKKTYGIAGSFFVGFAFAFGWTPCIGPILGAILALASTRDTVLQGILLLSVYSLGLGIPFLITAIAMNTFLKLFKSIKKHFRKIEIISGLLLVIIGLLIFSNNLQILAYYIPWKINI